Part of the Gemmatimonadota bacterium genome, AATCATCATCCCATTATCATCCACAGGCAAATGCGTTTTCAACAGCCGCCCCGCCATGCCCACCACGCGATTTGGCCGCCCCAAAAACAACACGCACAAACTCGCGCCATATCCCCCGTAATCGTTAAAAGCACCCGCGCCATTGAGATGGCTATCAAATAGAAAGTCGCAAAAATGTTCGGAACACCCCAACTCATCCGGCCCGCAATGCCCACCGCGCCACAGCAGTTGCCACACCTGTCCGATCGCGCCTTCTTGCACCAGGCGATAAGCCGTGCGGATGCCGCGATTCCACGCCGTCGGCCAATTGACCATCAACACCGTCCCCGCCTTTCGCGCAGCTGTCAACATGCGATCTGCTTGCTCTAAGGTCGCTGCCATCGGTTTTTCAACCATCACATGAATCCCGCGCGGCGCGCACAATTCCACCACATCGGCGTGATGTGCTGTCGGAGTAAACACAAACACCGCATCGGGCTCTTCATTATCCAGCACCGCTTCAAAATCATCATATACCAGTTCACAACCCGTTGCCTCGACGAATTGTTCTCTCAGCTCTGCATTGCCATCTGCACCAGCCACCAGCACGGCATTATCCAGTGCTTTGAGCGCCCGCAAATTTGACCACACGTGATCGTGTGCCAGCCCCAATGCGGCCACTTTTACCCTTTCTGACATGAATACCTCCTCAAATATCTGAATTGGGATGTACAGGATTTAGGGATATTACAGGATGAAACAAATGATACAGCGGAGACTAACATGAGTAAAGAAGAAAAAGGTGATGCAAAAAACAAAAGCCCGGATAAGTTCCTGAAGATGCTATCCGGGCTTTTTATCATTTAGTAGCCTACAACGAACGCAAAGGGTTCTCACTTCTCCTCTCCCATGTCTTTAATCACCAGGTCACCGTCTGCCACATCGACCTCAATCTGCGCACCGTCCGAGATATCGCCACTGATCAACGCGCGCCCAATGCGAGTCTCCAATTCGTGCTGTAAGAATCGTTTGAGAGGCCGCGCGCCAAATACTGGATCAAACCCTTTACGGGCGATAAACCCCTTCGCGTCCTCTGAAAGGGTAAGAC contains:
- a CDS encoding Gfo/Idh/MocA family oxidoreductase, producing the protein MSERVKVAALGLAHDHVWSNLRALKALDNAVLVAGADGNAELREQFVEATGCELVYDDFEAVLDNEEPDAVFVFTPTAHHADVVELCAPRGIHVMVEKPMAATLEQADRMLTAARKAGTVLMVNWPTAWNRGIRTAYRLVQEGAIGQVWQLLWRGGHCGPDELGCSEHFCDFLFDSHLNGAGAFNDYGGYGASLCVLFLGRPNRVVGMAGRLLKTHLPVDDNGMMILRYPNAMCRLEMTWTEAVPNKPPHDLMLHGTEGTIIAGNDVVLYTRGSKDGKIIAPDALPEGENNASEHFIHCIQSGASPGFVTCADLSRNAQEIMEAGLISATNGIAMSLPIEDHLFRE